The Stenotrophomonas rhizophila genome has a window encoding:
- the lon gene encoding endopeptidase La: MARSPTETLDLPVLPLRDVVVFPHMVIPLFVGRDKSMHALEQAMEADKRILLLAQKSAETDDPTAADLYQVGTLAQVLQLLKLPDGTIKVLVEGLSRVNVTQVTERDGSLHGVAEEIESDDAREPREVEAIARSLMSLFEQYVKTNRKLPPELLQTLAGIDEPARLADTIAAHISVRLADKQRLLETLQVGDRLEMLVGLVDGEIDVQQMEKRIRGRVKSQMEKSQREYYLNEQMKAIQKELGDLDDAPGELEELARKIAEAGMPKPVEAKAKAELNKLKQMSPMSAEAAVVRNYLDWLLGVPWKKRTKVRKDLKVAQDTLDADHFGLDKVKDRILEYLAVQSRVKQMKGPILCLVGPPGVGKTSLGQSIAKATNRKFVRMSLGGVRDEAEIRGHRRTYVGSMPGRIVQNLNKVGSRNALFVLDEIDKMSMDFRGDPSSALLEVLDPEQNNAFNDHYLEVDLDLSEVMFVATSNSLNIPGPLLDRMEVIRIPGYTEDEKLNIAMRYLVPKQLKANGLKPEELEIEADAIQDVVRYYTRESGVRNLEREVAKICRKVVKEIALGGPAVLAKPAKAGKKAAAKKKALVVVNGRNLEKYLGVRRFDFGRAEEQNEIGLVTGLAWTEVGGDLLQIESTLVPGKGALILTGQLGNVMKESASAALSVVRSRAERLGIDAEFLQKHDVHVHVPDGATPKDGPSAGIAMVTSLVSMLTKVPIRAEVAMTGEITLRGRVTAIGGLKEKLLAALRGGITTVIIPEENRKDLADIPANVTRDLKIIPVKWIEEVLDLALETPLTAPKPKKDGQRVTVRGKSKTASTTRVKH, from the coding sequence ATGGCCCGTTCCCCAACTGAGACTCTCGACCTGCCGGTACTGCCGCTGCGCGACGTGGTGGTGTTCCCGCACATGGTCATTCCGCTGTTCGTCGGCCGCGACAAATCCATGCATGCGCTGGAGCAGGCGATGGAGGCGGACAAGCGCATCCTGCTGCTGGCGCAGAAGTCGGCCGAGACCGACGACCCCACCGCCGCCGATCTCTACCAGGTCGGCACCCTGGCCCAGGTGCTGCAGCTGCTGAAGCTGCCCGACGGCACCATCAAGGTGCTGGTGGAAGGCCTGTCGCGCGTCAACGTCACCCAGGTCACCGAGCGCGACGGTTCGCTGCACGGCGTGGCCGAGGAAATCGAATCGGACGACGCGCGCGAGCCGCGTGAGGTCGAGGCCATCGCCCGTTCGCTGATGTCGCTGTTCGAACAGTACGTCAAGACCAACCGCAAGCTGCCGCCGGAGCTGCTGCAGACCCTGGCCGGCATCGATGAACCGGCGCGCCTGGCCGATACCATCGCCGCGCACATCAGCGTGCGCCTGGCCGACAAGCAGCGCCTGCTGGAAACCCTGCAGGTCGGTGACCGCCTGGAAATGCTGGTGGGCCTGGTCGACGGCGAGATCGACGTGCAGCAGATGGAGAAGCGCATCCGCGGCCGGGTCAAGTCGCAGATGGAAAAGAGCCAGCGCGAGTACTACCTCAACGAGCAGATGAAGGCCATCCAGAAGGAACTGGGCGACCTCGACGATGCGCCGGGCGAGCTGGAAGAGCTGGCGCGCAAGATCGCCGAAGCGGGCATGCCCAAGCCGGTGGAAGCCAAGGCCAAGGCCGAGCTCAACAAGCTCAAGCAGATGTCGCCGATGTCGGCCGAAGCGGCCGTGGTGCGCAATTACCTGGATTGGCTGCTGGGCGTGCCGTGGAAGAAGCGCACCAAGGTGCGCAAGGACCTCAAGGTTGCCCAGGACACCCTGGATGCCGACCACTTCGGCCTGGACAAGGTCAAGGACCGCATCCTGGAATACCTGGCGGTGCAGTCGCGCGTGAAGCAGATGAAGGGCCCGATCCTGTGCCTGGTGGGGCCGCCGGGCGTGGGCAAGACCTCGCTGGGGCAGTCCATCGCCAAGGCCACCAACCGCAAGTTCGTGCGCATGAGCCTGGGCGGCGTGCGCGACGAGGCCGAGATCCGTGGCCACCGTCGCACCTACGTCGGCTCCATGCCGGGCCGCATCGTGCAGAACCTCAACAAGGTGGGCAGCAGGAACGCGCTGTTCGTGCTGGACGAGATCGACAAGATGTCGATGGACTTCCGTGGCGACCCGTCTTCGGCGCTGCTGGAAGTGCTCGACCCGGAACAGAACAACGCCTTCAACGACCACTACCTGGAAGTGGACCTGGACCTGTCCGAAGTGATGTTCGTGGCGACCTCGAACTCGCTCAACATCCCCGGCCCGCTGCTGGACCGCATGGAAGTGATCCGCATCCCCGGCTACACCGAGGATGAGAAGCTCAACATCGCCATGCGCTACCTGGTGCCCAAGCAGCTCAAGGCCAACGGCCTGAAGCCGGAGGAGCTGGAAATCGAGGCCGACGCCATCCAGGACGTGGTGCGTTACTACACCCGCGAATCGGGCGTGCGCAACCTCGAGCGCGAAGTCGCCAAGATCTGCCGCAAGGTGGTGAAGGAAATCGCGCTGGGCGGTCCGGCGGTGCTGGCCAAGCCGGCCAAGGCCGGCAAGAAGGCCGCGGCGAAGAAGAAGGCACTGGTGGTGGTCAACGGCCGGAACCTGGAGAAGTACCTGGGCGTGCGCCGCTTCGACTTCGGCCGCGCCGAGGAGCAGAACGAGATCGGCCTGGTCACCGGCCTGGCCTGGACCGAAGTGGGCGGCGACCTGCTGCAGATCGAATCCACCCTGGTCCCGGGCAAGGGCGCGCTGATCCTGACCGGCCAGTTGGGCAACGTGATGAAGGAATCGGCCTCGGCCGCGCTGTCGGTGGTGCGTTCGCGCGCCGAGCGGCTGGGCATCGATGCCGAGTTCCTGCAGAAGCATGACGTGCACGTGCACGTGCCCGATGGCGCCACCCCGAAGGACGGCCCCAGCGCCGGCATCGCGATGGTCACCTCGTTGGTGTCGATGCTGACCAAGGTGCCGATCCGCGCCGAAGTGGCGATGACCGGCGAGATCACCCTGCGTGGTCGCGTCACCGCCATCGGTGGCCTGAAGGAAAAACTGCTGGCGGCGCTGCGCGGTGGCATCACCACCGTGATCATCCCCGAAGAGAACCGCAAGGACCTGGCTGACATTCCGGCCAACGTCACCCGCGACCTGAAGATCATTCCGGTGAAGTGGATTGAAGAGGTGCTGGACCTGGCCCTGGAAACGCCGCTGACCGCGCCCAAGCCAAAGAAGGATGGGCAACGCGTCACAGTGCGGGGCAAGAGCAAGACAGCATCCACAACGCGCGTCAAGCACTGA
- a CDS encoding HU family DNA-binding protein → MNKTELIDAVAESADLTKAESQRAVDAVIAAVTKALKGGDAVTLVGFGTFQVRDRAARTGRNPKTGDTIKIAASKNPSFKAGKALKDAVN, encoded by the coding sequence ATGAACAAGACCGAATTGATCGACGCCGTTGCCGAATCCGCTGACCTGACCAAGGCCGAGTCGCAACGCGCTGTCGATGCCGTCATCGCTGCTGTCACCAAGGCCCTGAAGGGCGGTGATGCGGTGACCCTGGTGGGCTTCGGTACGTTCCAGGTGCGCGACCGCGCCGCCCGTACCGGCCGCAACCCGAAGACCGGCGACACCATCAAGATCGCTGCGTCGAAGAATCCGTCGTTCAAGGCTGGCAAAGCCCTGAAGGATGCCGTAAACTAA